In the Carboxydothermus hydrogenoformans Z-2901 genome, one interval contains:
- a CDS encoding LapA family protein — MSKGQAYFILALIFAILITVFAFQNQTAVAINFLAWSLPEIPLVLVIFLSALAGVVTAILLGFGVYFKMVREVKALKKEVEALKISNSKQENL; from the coding sequence ATGTCTAAAGGACAGGCTTATTTTATTTTAGCTTTAATTTTCGCAATCTTGATTACGGTTTTTGCTTTTCAAAACCAGACAGCGGTTGCGATCAATTTTCTGGCCTGGAGTTTGCCGGAAATACCGCTGGTTTTAGTGATTTTCCTTTCAGCTCTTGCCGGAGTTGTTACGGCAATTTTACTTGGCTTTGGGGTTTATTTTAAAATGGTTCGGGAAGTTAAAGCTTTAAAAAAGGAAGTTGAAGCTTTAAAAATTTCCAATTCTAAACAGGAAAATTTATAG